One genomic region from Amycolatopsis sp. FBCC-B4732 encodes:
- a CDS encoding DUF6640 family protein, whose translation MSRKSLGRALISLTSLVTAVGPYRADWNETHVYNPAWRPHAKFHNGQTMSLGLALGATSLWQLWRPSSARAGLDAGAALASLYWLTQISALAYPGSRAVDPPGTARFPQGKVAIPALAVTALGYVLERRRLTRG comes from the coding sequence ATGAGCAGGAAATCGTTGGGGCGAGCCCTGATCTCGCTGACCTCACTGGTGACGGCGGTGGGCCCGTACCGCGCCGACTGGAACGAGACCCACGTGTACAACCCGGCTTGGCGACCGCACGCGAAGTTCCACAACGGGCAGACGATGAGCCTGGGACTGGCGCTGGGCGCCACCAGCTTGTGGCAGCTGTGGCGGCCGTCGTCGGCTCGGGCCGGGCTCGACGCGGGAGCCGCGCTGGCGTCGTTGTACTGGCTGACGCAGATCTCGGCGCTGGCGTATCCCGGGTCTCGGGCCGTGGACCCGCCGGGCACGGCCCGGTTCCCGCAGGGGAAGGTGGCGATTCCGGCACTGGCGGTGACGGCGCTGGGGTACGTGCTGGAGCGACGCAGGCTGACCCGCGGCTGA
- a CDS encoding multidrug efflux SMR transporter: MSWLVLVLSGVFETIWAAALGASKGFSRPVPTLVFALALALSMGGLAYALREIPLGTGYAIWVGIGTLGTAAYGMLALGDPATTARITCLALIVAGVVGLKLLH, encoded by the coding sequence ATGTCTTGGCTCGTCCTTGTCCTGTCCGGCGTGTTCGAAACGATCTGGGCGGCCGCGCTCGGCGCGTCCAAGGGGTTCTCCCGCCCGGTTCCCACGCTGGTGTTCGCCCTCGCGCTCGCACTGAGCATGGGCGGCCTGGCGTACGCACTGCGCGAAATCCCGCTGGGCACGGGTTACGCGATCTGGGTCGGCATCGGCACGCTCGGCACGGCGGCGTACGGCATGCTCGCCCTCGGCGACCCGGCGACGACGGCGCGGATCACCTGCCTGGCGCTGATCGTGGCGGGCGTGGTCGGGCTGAAACTGCTGCATTGA
- a CDS encoding class I SAM-dependent methyltransferase — translation MSDPTRARRASSFGSRAAAYAEHRPDYPRAAIEWGLSGATGTPRRVLDLGAGTGKLTLGLTELGLDVTAVEPDPEMRAELARRVPSATSLAGRAERIPVPDAEVDAVFVGQAFHWFDVPAAMTEIGRVLRPGGVLVPMWNYEDESVPWVAEFTELGRDGARKPASTDDLRAVAHPAFEPFDDERFHHVQRRTAESLLETIATYSLVIVSDPAESSALLTRLREFLAANPATANGEFDLPLVTWGLRARRR, via the coding sequence GTGAGTGATCCCACACGCGCCCGCCGGGCTTCTTCCTTCGGCAGCCGAGCGGCCGCGTACGCCGAGCACCGGCCCGATTACCCGCGGGCAGCGATCGAGTGGGGCCTTTCCGGCGCCACCGGAACCCCGCGGCGGGTGCTCGATCTCGGCGCCGGAACGGGCAAACTCACCCTCGGCCTCACCGAGCTCGGCCTCGACGTCACCGCGGTCGAACCCGACCCGGAAATGCGCGCCGAACTGGCGCGCCGGGTGCCGTCGGCGACGTCACTGGCCGGCCGGGCGGAACGGATCCCGGTACCCGACGCCGAGGTCGACGCGGTATTCGTCGGCCAGGCGTTCCATTGGTTCGACGTACCGGCGGCGATGACCGAGATCGGCCGCGTGCTGCGTCCCGGTGGCGTGCTGGTGCCGATGTGGAACTACGAAGACGAATCGGTGCCGTGGGTGGCCGAGTTCACCGAACTGGGCCGCGACGGCGCCCGCAAGCCGGCGTCGACCGACGATTTGCGCGCGGTGGCGCACCCGGCCTTCGAGCCGTTCGACGACGAACGGTTTCACCATGTGCAACGGCGGACCGCGGAGAGCCTCCTGGAAACGATCGCGACCTATTCCCTCGTGATCGTCTCGGACCCGGCGGAGTCGTCGGCGCTCCTGACGCGCCTTCGCGAGTTCCTCGCCGCGAACCCGGCGACGGCGAATGGTGAGTTCGACCTCCCGCTGGTCACGTGGGGCCTGCGCGCCCGCCGCCGCTAG
- the lysS gene encoding lysine--tRNA ligase: MTENPASTSDPAEDELPEQMRVRREKRDRILAEGIDPYPVEVPRTHSLAEVRAAHSGLPVDTATGQQVGVTGRVMFLRNTGKLCFASLREGDGTELQAMISLAKVGEDALAAWKADVDLGDHVFVQGEVITSKRGELSVMVDGWRLTSKALRPLPNAHKELAEETRIRQRYVDLIMRPRARDVVRTRAGVVRSLRESFHRRGFTEVETPMLQTLHGGAAARPFVTRSNAFDMELFLRIAPELYLKRCVVGGIEKVFEINRNFRNEGSDSSHSPEFAMLEYYEAYATYDTNAVMTRELIQEAAQAVLDSQVVTLPDGSEYDLSGEWTTLGMYESLSDSLGEEVTPETPAAKLHGFAQARGLEVDPKLGHGKLVEELWEHLVGDHLHAPTFVRDFPLETSPLTRQHRSRAGVAEKWDLYVRGFELATGYSELVDPVVERERLTEQSLLAAQGDSEAMRLDEDFLRALEYGMPPSGGVGMGIDRLLMALTGLGIRETILFPLVRPE, encoded by the coding sequence ATGACCGAAAACCCCGCTTCCACCAGCGACCCCGCCGAAGACGAACTGCCGGAGCAGATGCGGGTGCGCCGGGAGAAGCGCGACCGGATCCTCGCCGAAGGCATCGATCCCTACCCGGTCGAGGTACCCCGCACGCACTCGCTCGCCGAAGTGCGCGCGGCGCATTCCGGGTTGCCCGTCGACACCGCCACCGGGCAGCAGGTCGGCGTCACCGGCCGGGTCATGTTCCTGCGCAACACGGGCAAACTGTGCTTCGCCAGCCTCCGCGAGGGCGACGGCACCGAGCTGCAGGCGATGATCAGCCTGGCGAAGGTCGGCGAAGACGCGCTGGCCGCGTGGAAGGCCGACGTCGACCTCGGCGACCACGTGTTCGTGCAGGGTGAGGTCATCACCTCCAAGCGCGGCGAGCTCTCCGTGATGGTCGACGGCTGGCGCCTCACGTCGAAGGCGCTGCGCCCGCTGCCCAACGCGCACAAGGAACTCGCCGAGGAAACGCGGATCCGCCAGCGCTACGTCGACCTCATCATGCGCCCGCGCGCGCGGGACGTCGTGCGCACCCGCGCCGGCGTGGTCCGGTCGCTGCGGGAGTCGTTCCACCGCCGCGGGTTCACCGAGGTCGAGACGCCGATGCTGCAGACGCTGCACGGCGGCGCCGCGGCCCGCCCGTTCGTCACCCGGTCGAACGCCTTCGACATGGAGCTGTTCCTGCGCATCGCGCCGGAGCTCTACCTCAAGCGCTGCGTCGTCGGCGGCATCGAAAAGGTCTTCGAGATCAACCGCAACTTCCGGAACGAGGGCAGCGACTCTTCGCACTCGCCGGAGTTCGCGATGCTCGAGTACTACGAGGCCTACGCGACTTACGACACGAACGCCGTGATGACGCGGGAGCTGATCCAGGAGGCCGCGCAGGCCGTGCTGGACAGCCAGGTCGTCACGTTGCCCGACGGTTCGGAGTACGACCTCTCCGGCGAATGGACCACACTCGGAATGTACGAGTCGTTGTCCGATTCGCTCGGCGAAGAGGTGACGCCGGAGACGCCCGCCGCCAAACTGCACGGATTCGCGCAGGCCAGGGGCCTCGAAGTGGACCCGAAGCTCGGGCACGGGAAGCTCGTCGAGGAACTGTGGGAACACCTCGTCGGAGATCACCTGCACGCACCGACGTTTGTCCGTGATTTTCCGCTGGAGACGTCGCCATTGACGAGGCAGCACCGCTCGCGGGCCGGTGTCGCCGAGAAGTGGGACCTCTACGTGCGCGGATTCGAACTCGCCACCGGATACTCCGAGCTGGTCGATCCGGTCGTCGAACGGGAACGGCTCACCGAACAGTCGCTGCTGGCCGCGCAGGGTGATAGCGAAGCCATGCGGCTGGACGAGGATTTCCTGCGGGCCCTGGAGTACGGAATGCCGCCGAGCGGCGGCGTCGGAATGGGGATCGACCGGCTCCTCATGGCGCTGACCGGTCTGGGTATCCGGGAGACGATCCTCTTCCCGCTCGTGCGACCTGAATAA
- a CDS encoding Lsr2 family protein, producing MAQKVLVSLVDDLDGSEAEETVEFGLDGVSYQIDLSSENAEELRDALAQYVEHARRAGGRKRATVRPVSGKGSARPAAVDREQNQAIRAWARKNGYAVSDRGRIPSEVVEAYHKKN from the coding sequence ATGGCGCAGAAGGTGCTCGTCTCGCTGGTGGACGACCTGGACGGCAGCGAGGCCGAAGAGACCGTCGAGTTCGGTTTGGACGGCGTCAGCTACCAGATCGATCTCTCCTCGGAAAACGCCGAGGAGCTGCGGGACGCACTCGCCCAGTACGTCGAACACGCGCGGCGCGCGGGTGGCCGCAAGCGCGCCACCGTGCGTCCGGTCTCCGGCAAGGGATCGGCGCGCCCGGCCGCGGTCGACCGCGAGCAGAACCAGGCCATTCGCGCTTGGGCGCGCAAGAACGGTTACGCGGTTTCGGACCGGGGCCGGATCCCCTCCGAGGTCGTCGAGGCCTACCACAAGAAGAACTGA
- a CDS encoding DUF6597 domain-containing transcriptional factor, whose translation MVAHRIPRGIVAEATARTMFTLTRHPPAPELADFVEYHWVLRWDRRGEPPHEQRVLPNLSVHATFFPGASGVYGPSRDVFSHRLSGRVQGLGVRFRPGCFRAFLDGPVSDIADRSVPLTDVFGPAAIPAAESVRAAAGDAQMVRAIDNLLIANPVRLSPAARQAAETVESIARDPGITRVVQLCADTGLTTRSIQRLFAEHVGCPPKWAIRIYRLNDAAQRLVTEGEPDYAGLAVRLGYSDQSHFIRDFRTVTGQSPADYARTARAPEPDRDRT comes from the coding sequence ATCGTGGCGCACCGGATCCCGCGCGGCATCGTGGCCGAGGCCACCGCGCGCACGATGTTCACGCTGACGAGACACCCGCCCGCCCCGGAGCTGGCGGATTTCGTCGAATACCACTGGGTCCTGCGCTGGGACCGGCGCGGCGAACCACCTCACGAGCAGCGGGTATTGCCCAACCTCTCGGTGCACGCGACGTTCTTCCCCGGCGCGTCCGGCGTGTACGGCCCGTCGCGCGACGTCTTTTCGCACCGCTTGTCGGGCCGCGTGCAGGGCTTGGGCGTGCGTTTCCGGCCCGGCTGCTTCCGCGCGTTCCTCGACGGCCCGGTGAGTGACATCGCCGACCGATCCGTCCCGCTCACGGACGTTTTCGGGCCGGCGGCGATCCCGGCCGCGGAATCGGTGCGCGCGGCGGCCGGCGACGCACAAATGGTCCGTGCGATCGACAACTTGCTGATCGCAAATCCGGTACGCCTGTCCCCGGCCGCGCGACAGGCGGCCGAGACGGTGGAATCAATCGCGCGTGATCCGGGAATTACCCGGGTGGTGCAACTGTGCGCGGATACTGGACTAACCACCCGGTCCATCCAGCGGTTGTTCGCCGAACACGTCGGCTGCCCGCCCAAGTGGGCGATCCGGATATACCGGCTCAACGACGCTGCGCAGCGGTTGGTCACGGAAGGAGAGCCGGATTACGCCGGACTGGCGGTTCGACTGGGCTATAGCGACCAGTCGCACTTCATCCGCGATTTCCGGACCGTGACCGGCCAGTCGCCCGCCGACTACGCCCGAACGGCTCGCGCGCCCGAACCGGACAGAGATCGGACATGA
- a CDS encoding TIGR03086 family metal-binding protein: MTAELLRPAASEFLRVATAVTDLTAPTPCAGYAVRGLLNHLLFWGPWLLAAGRREDPPPGGAEAEAELVGEDWRAALEKQTETLVDVFGTPSAWIGLTALGTTRLPASVVGDMVLGEFVLHGWDLARASGQELAVTPEAATAVYESAALMGAQARSMGVYGPEVEVPAAAPAFDRALGASGRDPSWTP, from the coding sequence ATGACTGCCGAGCTGCTGCGGCCCGCCGCGAGCGAATTCCTCCGGGTCGCCACCGCCGTGACCGACTTGACCGCGCCGACGCCGTGCGCCGGGTACGCCGTGCGCGGGCTGCTGAACCACCTCTTGTTCTGGGGCCCGTGGCTGCTGGCCGCGGGACGCCGCGAGGACCCGCCGCCCGGCGGCGCCGAGGCGGAGGCGGAGCTGGTCGGCGAGGACTGGCGTGCGGCGCTGGAGAAGCAGACCGAGACGCTCGTCGACGTCTTCGGCACGCCGTCGGCGTGGATCGGCCTGACGGCGCTGGGGACGACGCGGCTGCCCGCCTCGGTGGTCGGTGACATGGTGCTGGGCGAGTTCGTGCTGCACGGCTGGGACCTGGCCCGGGCGAGCGGCCAGGAGCTCGCTGTCACGCCTGAAGCGGCGACAGCGGTGTACGAGTCCGCGGCGCTGATGGGTGCGCAGGCGCGCTCGATGGGCGTCTACGGGCCCGAGGTCGAGGTGCCGGCGGCCGCGCCGGCGTTCGACCGGGCACTGGGCGCCTCGGGCCGCGACCCGTCCTGGACGCCCTGA
- a CDS encoding (2Fe-2S)-binding protein codes for MNHQRSFRDAREVGDGLASSLRRVSGRQERTELRRDVPAGWIRCSELLETPAYFAEWRGLLGDWLLREHDATPPRTTASWVMTWYLHVPAYVGALLLHHERRVPSLKPAELAFRLADDRPHPDGMAVLGDAFHCLPTDPGSARPEATVVRDERALAAVLRARYLAHAAQFVQAYAPVSRLGKRMLWAAATDALENSLWWAGRQGGTAEAEGAGVADAALVLDARYPPLTSASTLRLAEGPDGHREWTRRRESCCFSYLLPAESECEGCPRTCSPRAQGVQDGSRPEAPSARSNAGAAAGTSTSGP; via the coding sequence TTGAACCACCAGCGGTCCTTCCGTGACGCACGCGAGGTCGGAGACGGCCTCGCGTCATCGTTGCGGCGGGTCTCCGGCCGCCAGGAGCGCACCGAGCTGCGCCGGGACGTCCCGGCGGGCTGGATCCGCTGCTCGGAGCTGCTGGAGACCCCCGCGTACTTCGCCGAGTGGCGCGGCCTCCTCGGCGACTGGCTGCTGCGCGAGCACGACGCGACGCCGCCGCGGACCACGGCCAGCTGGGTCATGACGTGGTACCTGCACGTGCCGGCCTACGTCGGCGCGCTGCTGCTGCACCACGAGCGGCGGGTGCCGTCGCTGAAGCCGGCGGAGCTGGCGTTCCGGCTGGCCGACGACCGCCCGCACCCCGACGGCATGGCCGTGCTGGGTGACGCGTTCCACTGCCTGCCCACCGACCCCGGTTCCGCCCGCCCGGAGGCCACCGTGGTGCGCGACGAGCGCGCGCTGGCGGCCGTCCTGCGAGCGCGTTACCTGGCTCACGCCGCCCAGTTCGTCCAGGCGTACGCGCCGGTCAGCAGGCTCGGCAAGCGGATGCTCTGGGCGGCGGCGACCGACGCGCTGGAGAACTCGCTGTGGTGGGCGGGCCGCCAGGGCGGCACCGCGGAAGCGGAGGGCGCGGGCGTCGCCGACGCGGCACTGGTCCTCGACGCGCGCTACCCGCCGCTGACGTCGGCGTCGACGTTGCGCCTGGCGGAGGGCCCGGACGGCCACCGCGAGTGGACGCGGCGCCGCGAGAGCTGCTGCTTCTCCTACCTGCTCCCGGCCGAGTCGGAGTGCGAAGGGTGCCCGCGCACCTGCTCGCCGCGGGCTCAGGGCGTCCAGGACGGGTCGCGGCCCGAGGCGCCCAGTGCCCGGTCGAACGCCGGCGCGGCCGCCGGCACCTCGACCTCGGGCCCGTAG
- a CDS encoding ATP-dependent Clp protease ATP-binding subunit: protein MFERFTDRARRVVVLAQEEARMLNHNYIGTEHILLGLIHEGEGVAAKALESLGIALEGVRQQVEEIIGQGQQAPSGHIPFTPRAKKVLELSLREALQLGHNYIGTEHILLGLIREGEGVAAQVLVKLGADLNRVRQQVLQLLSGYQGGKESTETGSGRGEGTPSSSLVLDQFGRNMTVLAREGKLDPVIGRGKEIERVMQVLSRRTKNNPVLIGEPGVGKTAVVEGLAQSIVKGEVPETLKDKQLYTLDLGSLVAGSRYRGDFEERLKKVLKEIKTRGDIILFIDELHTLVGAGAAEGAIDAASILKPMLARGELQTIGATTLEEYRKYIEKDAALERRFQPIQVGEPSLEHTIEILKGLRDRYEAHHRVSITDSALVAAATLADRYINDRFLPDKAIDLIDEAGARMRIRRMTAPPDLREFDEKIANVRRDKESAIDAQDFERAARLRDEEKTLLGQKGEREKQWKDGDLDVVAEVDDEQIAEVLANWTGIPVFKLTEEETTRLLRMEDELHKRIIGQEDAVKAVSQAIRRTRAGLKDPKRPSGSFIFAGPSGVGKTELSKALAAFLFGEDDALIQIDMGEFHDRYTASRLFGAPPGYVGYEEGGQLTEKVRRKPFSVVLFDEIEKAHQEIYNTLLQVLEDGRLTDGQGRTVDFKNTVLIFTSNLGTSDISKSVSLGFAGGNDTTNRYEKMKQKVNEEMKKHFRPEFLNRIDDIIVFHQLTQEQIIMMVDLMIGRVETQLRAKDMELELTEKAKSLLAKRGFDPVLGARPLRRTIQREIEDQLSEKILFGEVEAGQIILVDVEGWSGNPEDKDDQAKFTFRGERRPSSIPDAPPVSIGAGHEEQSGEAEAE, encoded by the coding sequence ATGTTTGAGAGGTTCACCGACCGCGCGAGGCGGGTGGTCGTTCTGGCTCAAGAAGAAGCCAGGATGCTCAACCACAACTACATCGGCACCGAGCACATCCTCCTGGGTCTGATCCACGAGGGTGAGGGTGTCGCCGCCAAGGCGCTGGAGTCGCTGGGCATCGCCCTGGAGGGCGTGCGCCAGCAGGTCGAAGAGATCATCGGCCAGGGCCAGCAGGCGCCGAGCGGGCACATCCCGTTCACGCCGCGCGCCAAGAAGGTGCTGGAGCTGTCGCTGCGCGAAGCGCTGCAGCTCGGCCACAACTACATCGGCACCGAGCACATCCTGCTGGGCCTGATCCGCGAGGGCGAAGGCGTCGCCGCGCAGGTGCTGGTCAAGCTGGGTGCGGACCTCAACCGGGTCCGCCAGCAGGTGCTGCAGCTGCTCTCGGGCTACCAGGGCGGCAAGGAGTCCACCGAAACCGGTTCCGGCCGCGGTGAGGGCACCCCGTCGTCGTCGCTGGTCCTCGACCAGTTCGGCCGCAACATGACCGTGCTCGCCCGCGAGGGCAAGCTCGACCCGGTCATCGGGCGCGGCAAGGAGATCGAGCGGGTCATGCAGGTGCTGTCCCGCCGGACCAAGAACAACCCGGTGCTCATCGGCGAGCCCGGCGTCGGCAAGACCGCCGTCGTCGAAGGCCTCGCGCAGAGCATCGTCAAGGGCGAGGTGCCCGAGACGCTCAAGGACAAGCAGCTCTACACGCTGGACCTGGGCTCCCTGGTCGCCGGCTCCCGCTACCGCGGTGACTTCGAAGAGCGCCTGAAGAAGGTGCTCAAGGAGATCAAGACCCGCGGCGACATCATCCTGTTCATCGACGAGCTGCACACGCTGGTCGGGGCGGGTGCCGCCGAGGGCGCGATCGACGCGGCTTCGATCCTGAAGCCGATGCTCGCCCGCGGTGAGCTGCAGACGATCGGCGCGACCACGCTCGAGGAGTACCGCAAGTACATCGAGAAGGACGCCGCCCTCGAGCGCCGGTTCCAGCCGATCCAGGTCGGCGAGCCGTCGCTGGAGCACACGATCGAGATCCTCAAGGGCCTGCGCGACCGGTACGAGGCGCACCACCGCGTCTCGATCACCGACTCGGCGCTGGTCGCCGCCGCGACCCTGGCGGACCGGTACATCAACGACCGGTTCCTCCCGGACAAGGCGATCGACCTGATCGACGAGGCCGGCGCCCGGATGCGCATCCGCCGGATGACCGCGCCGCCGGACCTGCGCGAGTTCGACGAGAAGATCGCGAACGTCCGCCGCGACAAGGAGTCCGCGATCGACGCGCAGGACTTCGAGCGGGCCGCCCGCCTGCGTGACGAGGAGAAGACCCTCCTCGGCCAGAAGGGCGAGCGGGAGAAGCAGTGGAAGGACGGCGACCTCGACGTCGTCGCCGAGGTCGACGACGAGCAGATCGCGGAGGTGCTGGCCAACTGGACCGGCATCCCGGTGTTCAAGCTGACCGAGGAGGAGACCACCCGGCTGCTGCGCATGGAGGACGAACTCCACAAGCGCATCATCGGCCAGGAGGACGCGGTCAAGGCCGTCTCGCAGGCGATCCGCCGTACGCGTGCCGGTCTGAAGGACCCGAAGCGCCCGTCGGGCTCGTTCATCTTCGCCGGCCCGTCCGGTGTCGGTAAGACCGAGCTGTCGAAGGCGCTGGCGGCGTTCCTGTTCGGCGAGGACGACGCGCTCATCCAGATCGACATGGGCGAGTTCCACGACCGCTACACCGCTTCGCGGCTCTTCGGTGCCCCTCCGGGCTACGTGGGCTACGAAGAGGGCGGCCAGCTGACGGAGAAGGTGCGTCGCAAGCCGTTCTCGGTGGTCCTGTTCGACGAGATCGAGAAGGCGCACCAGGAGATCTACAACACGCTCCTGCAGGTGCTGGAAGACGGCCGCCTGACCGACGGTCAGGGTCGCACGGTCGACTTCAAGAACACGGTCCTCATCTTCACGTCCAACCTGGGCACGTCGGACATCTCGAAGTCCGTCTCCCTCGGGTTCGCCGGTGGCAACGACACCACGAACCGGTACGAGAAGATGAAGCAGAAGGTCAACGAGGAAATGAAGAAGCATTTCCGCCCGGAGTTCCTGAACCGGATCGATGACATCATCGTGTTCCACCAGCTGACGCAGGAACAGATCATCATGATGGTCGACCTGATGATCGGCCGCGTGGAGACGCAGCTGCGCGCCAAGGACATGGAGCTGGAGCTGACCGAGAAGGCCAAGTCCCTCCTGGCCAAGCGCGGCTTCGACCCGGTGCTGGGCGCCCGGCCGCTGCGCCGCACGATCCAGCGCGAGATCGAGGACCAGCTGTCGGAGAAGATCCTGTTCGGCGAGGTCGAGGCGGGCCAGATCATCCTGGTCGACGTCGAAGGCTGGAGCGGCAACCCGGAGGACAAGGACGACCAGGCCAAGTTCACCTTCCGCGGTGAGCGCCGGCCGTCCTCGATCCCGGACGCCCCGCCGGTCAGCATCGGCGCGGGCCACGAGGAGCAGAGCGGCGAAGCCGAAGCCGAGTGA
- a CDS encoding type II toxin-antitoxin system RelE/ParE family toxin: MEWEIELHDEVDRWFVDLCRTDPVSADRVEEAIDVLAREGPGLGRPLVDRVHGSRLHNLKELRPASAGASEIRILFAFDPVRRAVLLVAGDKAGNWKGWYDRNIPVAELRFREHLSHGAEG; this comes from the coding sequence ATGGAGTGGGAGATCGAGCTGCACGACGAGGTCGACCGGTGGTTCGTGGACCTGTGCCGGACCGACCCGGTCTCTGCGGACCGGGTCGAAGAGGCGATCGACGTGCTCGCTCGGGAAGGTCCCGGTCTCGGGCGGCCGCTGGTCGATCGGGTGCACGGTTCGAGGCTGCACAACCTGAAAGAGCTGCGGCCGGCCTCTGCGGGCGCCAGCGAGATCAGGATCCTGTTCGCGTTCGACCCCGTCCGGCGCGCGGTGCTCCTGGTCGCCGGCGACAAGGCCGGGAACTGGAAGGGTTGGTACGACCGGAACATCCCCGTCGCGGAGCTGCGGTTTCGCGAACACCTGAGTCACGGAGCGGAGGGCTGA
- a CDS encoding helix-turn-helix domain-containing protein, with protein MSRSWKDVKADKAAIDRDAGRDVGGARAAAREATEAFVLGFRLAQLREDAGLSQTELAKRMGVSQPRISQLEQGDPGQMELDTLRRYISALGGRLRVVADFDDHDVTVSAPAPEAAPEAGACA; from the coding sequence ATGAGCCGATCCTGGAAGGACGTGAAGGCGGACAAGGCCGCCATCGACCGGGACGCCGGCCGGGACGTCGGGGGTGCTCGGGCCGCCGCGCGCGAAGCCACCGAGGCGTTCGTGCTCGGGTTCCGCCTGGCTCAGCTCCGCGAGGACGCCGGCCTCAGCCAGACCGAGCTCGCCAAGCGCATGGGCGTCAGCCAGCCGAGGATCAGTCAGCTCGAGCAGGGGGACCCCGGGCAGATGGAGCTGGACACCCTGCGGCGCTACATCTCGGCTCTCGGCGGCCGGCTGCGCGTGGTCGCGGACTTCGACGACCACGACGTCACCGTCTCCGCTCCCGCGCCCGAGGCCGCGCCCGAGGCCGGGGCCTGCGCCTGA
- a CDS encoding YbaB/EbfC family nucleoid-associated protein, with translation MADTPDRDALLAELSALSATATSDDGAVSLAVNTDGVLTRLRLSDAVSGMSPAEIADAVLRTYVSAQRESAKRTGQLLAPLGSGGYLMDRLRWRVRFEPAPVPVAPPAAPRVADSTVLKDRSSEAPVAAPPPSGPVPDDDYYGKGMRFEQAW, from the coding sequence GTGGCTGACACCCCGGACCGCGATGCCCTGCTGGCCGAGCTGTCCGCGCTGTCGGCGACGGCGACGTCCGACGACGGCGCGGTTTCCCTGGCGGTCAACACCGACGGCGTGCTGACCCGGCTGCGGCTGAGCGACGCCGTCTCGGGGATGTCGCCCGCCGAGATCGCGGACGCCGTGCTGCGGACGTACGTTTCCGCGCAGCGCGAGTCGGCGAAGCGGACCGGGCAGCTGCTGGCACCGCTGGGCAGCGGCGGCTACCTGATGGACCGGCTGCGCTGGCGGGTGCGGTTCGAGCCGGCGCCGGTTCCGGTCGCGCCGCCCGCTGCTCCCCGCGTGGCGGACAGCACCGTGCTCAAGGACCGGTCGTCGGAAGCGCCGGTCGCGGCACCCCCGCCGTCCGGACCGGTGCCGGACGACGACTACTACGGCAAGGGCATGCGGTTCGAGCAAGCCTGGTGA